One Gammaproteobacteria bacterium DNA segment encodes these proteins:
- a CDS encoding aspartate carbamoyltransferase, which translates to MVNHLNPRLRDPLEEQPLDVQGFERPRALLDRIPEDLTHLLDLVNRPVVSARQFSRQQLLQLTRLAARYETQPQHQVRPLTGKILISAFYEPSTRTRLSFESAWHRLGGDIMSITDPASTGIAKGESLYDIGEMLNHYGDLVVLRDGDEQAVYEMLESLRVPIVNAGNGTDEHPTQAMADIYALLKWRPELCGDDIDLTEKIRFGIVGVPGRMRTVRSLLIYLSLFAPALEELVVVSDEQEPFAEGQREELEEVGLKVRTTQDFDAELPHLDVIYINAIAWVSGNYEELGARYRLDADSPLKPDAIIMHPLARGEELSRDLDATPHNWYFAQARGAVYMRMALLSTILKSFA; encoded by the coding sequence GTGGTGAACCATCTCAACCCCCGATTGCGCGATCCCCTGGAGGAGCAGCCGCTGGATGTCCAGGGCTTCGAGCGCCCGCGCGCCCTGCTGGACAGGATCCCGGAGGATCTGACCCACCTGCTGGACCTGGTGAACCGGCCGGTGGTGTCTGCACGGCAGTTCAGCCGCCAGCAGCTGCTGCAGCTCACCCGCCTGGCTGCCCGCTACGAGACCCAGCCTCAGCATCAGGTGCGGCCCCTCACGGGCAAGATCCTGATCAGCGCGTTCTACGAGCCCAGTACGCGCACCCGACTGTCCTTCGAGAGCGCCTGGCACCGCCTGGGCGGGGACATCATGTCCATCACCGATCCGGCCTCCACCGGCATCGCCAAGGGGGAGTCGCTCTATGACATCGGCGAGATGCTCAATCACTACGGCGACCTGGTGGTGTTGAGAGACGGCGACGAACAGGCGGTGTATGAGATGCTGGAGTCCCTGCGCGTACCCATCGTCAATGCCGGCAACGGCACCGACGAGCATCCCACCCAGGCGATGGCGGATATCTACGCCCTGCTGAAATGGCGCCCGGAGCTGTGCGGCGACGATATCGATCTCACGGAGAAGATCCGTTTCGGCATCGTGGGGGTGCCGGGGCGCATGCGTACGGTGCGCAGCCTGCTCATCTACCTGTCCCTGTTCGCCCCCGCCCTGGAAGAGCTGGTGGTGGTGAGCGACGAGCAGGAGCCCTTCGCCGAGGGGCAGCGGGAAGAACTGGAGGAGGTGGGCCTCAAGGTACGCACGACACAGGATTTCGACGCCGAGTTGCCCCACCTCGACGTGATCTACATCAACGCCATCGCCTGGGTGAGTGGCAACTACGAGGAACTGGGGGCCCGTTATCGTCTGGATGCCGACTCGCCCCTCAAGCCCGACGCCATCATCATGCATCCCCTGGCGCGCGGCGAAGAGCTGTCCCGCGACCTCGATGCCACGCCCCATAACTGGTACTTCGCCCAGGCCCGCGGCGCCGTGTATATGCGCATGGCGCTCCTTTCAACGATTTTGAAGAGCTTTGCGTAA
- a CDS encoding Zn-dependent hydrolase encodes MDELRVNGERLRADLEALSGIGRGEDHGVYRMAFSDGDMAGRAWFQERVMAAGLDFHQDGAANLFARLGWQEGKPSVMSGSHLDTVPASGYLDGALGVVCALEALRVLKEQGVALSRPVEGVSFTDEEGRFGGLLGSQAMAGQVTPEYIHGARDLTGVTLVDAMASRGLDAHSTLRAQRRPESIHAYVELHIEQGPVLDRKGISLGVVEAIAGLFKWEVRLTGVANHAGTTPMNMRQDALLGLAEFATEVERVLEEHGSPRSVATVGRVQLLPGAANVVPGQAIFSLDVRDTDPETLGHLGEAFRRTLSAIARRRNLMFEFQVLSEVAPVQCASTVVGAVEQAAAAAGVESMRLHSGAAHDAQILAAIAPSGMIFVPSKEGRSHSAAEWTAWDDIELGANVLLNTIRRLAA; translated from the coding sequence ATGGATGAATTACGGGTCAATGGCGAGCGGCTACGCGCCGATCTGGAAGCACTCTCCGGCATCGGTCGCGGCGAGGACCATGGCGTCTACCGCATGGCCTTCTCCGACGGCGACATGGCCGGCCGGGCCTGGTTCCAGGAGCGGGTAATGGCGGCGGGCCTGGATTTCCACCAGGACGGGGCCGCGAACCTGTTCGCGCGCCTCGGCTGGCAGGAGGGCAAGCCAAGCGTGATGTCGGGTTCGCACCTGGATACCGTACCCGCGTCGGGTTACCTGGACGGCGCCCTGGGCGTCGTATGTGCCCTGGAGGCGCTGCGGGTGCTGAAGGAGCAGGGTGTGGCCTTGTCCCGGCCCGTGGAGGGCGTTTCCTTCACCGACGAGGAGGGGCGCTTCGGCGGTCTGCTGGGGTCCCAGGCCATGGCGGGACAAGTGACCCCAGAGTATATCCACGGGGCCCGCGACCTGACCGGGGTGACCCTGGTGGATGCCATGGCGTCCCGCGGTCTCGATGCCCACAGCACGCTGCGCGCCCAGCGCCGGCCCGAGTCCATCCATGCCTACGTGGAACTCCACATCGAGCAGGGTCCGGTGCTGGACCGTAAGGGGATCTCCCTGGGAGTGGTGGAGGCCATCGCCGGCCTGTTCAAGTGGGAGGTGCGCCTCACCGGGGTGGCCAACCATGCCGGCACCACCCCCATGAACATGCGCCAGGATGCCCTGCTGGGGCTGGCCGAATTCGCCACCGAGGTCGAGCGCGTCCTCGAGGAACATGGCAGCCCGCGCAGCGTGGCCACGGTGGGGCGGGTGCAGCTCCTGCCCGGTGCGGCCAACGTGGTGCCGGGCCAGGCCATATTCTCCCTGGACGTGCGGGACACCGATCCCGAGACCCTGGGGCACCTGGGGGAGGCCTTTCGGCGCACCCTGTCCGCCATCGCGCGGCGCCGCAACCTGATGTTCGAGTTCCAGGTGCTGAGCGAGGTGGCGCCGGTGCAGTGTGCCTCCACGGTGGTGGGGGCGGTGGAGCAGGCCGCGGCGGCGGCGGGGGTGGAGTCCATGCGGCTGCACAGCGGCGCCGCCCACGATGCCCAGATCCTCGCCGCCATCGCGCCGTCGGGCATGATCTTCGTGCCCAGCAAGGAGGGCCGCAGCCATTCCGCGGCCGAGTGGACCGCCTGGGACGACATCGAGCTGGGTGCCAATGTCCTGCTGAACACCATCCGCCGGCTGGCGGCCTGA
- a CDS encoding methyltransferase domain-containing protein, with the protein MLNVHKEQDYGANPLDVRETDQYTEEYVHSFVQKWDDLIDWEGRAEAEGEFFIEELRKHGAKKVLDVATGTGFHSVRLMQAGFEVTSADGSPEMLAKAFENARKRGQILRTVHADWRWLNQDVHDLYDAVICLGNSFTHLHSEKDRRKALAEYYATLRHDGILILDQRNYDALLDHQVEPSHNYYYCGDDVSATPEHVDESLARFRYEFSDGSTYHLNMFPLRKAYTQRLMKEVGFQRVTTYGDFKETYKEGEPDFFIHVAEKKYIEEDTE; encoded by the coding sequence ATGTTAAACGTCCATAAAGAACAGGATTACGGAGCCAACCCCCTCGATGTCCGCGAGACGGACCAGTACACCGAGGAATACGTCCACTCTTTCGTCCAGAAATGGGACGACCTCATCGACTGGGAGGGCCGCGCCGAGGCCGAGGGTGAGTTCTTCATCGAGGAGTTGCGCAAGCACGGGGCGAAGAAGGTCCTCGACGTGGCCACGGGTACGGGGTTCCATTCCGTGCGCCTGATGCAGGCCGGTTTCGAAGTCACCAGCGCCGACGGCAGCCCCGAGATGCTGGCCAAGGCCTTCGAGAACGCCCGCAAGAGGGGCCAGATCCTGCGTACCGTCCACGCCGACTGGCGCTGGCTCAACCAGGACGTCCACGATCTGTATGATGCGGTGATCTGCCTCGGCAACTCCTTCACCCATCTCCACAGCGAGAAGGACCGCCGCAAGGCCCTGGCGGAGTACTACGCCACCCTGCGTCATGACGGCATCCTGATCCTGGACCAGCGCAACTACGATGCCCTGCTGGACCATCAGGTGGAGCCCTCCCACAACTATTACTATTGCGGCGACGACGTGTCCGCCACCCCGGAGCATGTGGACGAGTCCCTGGCCCGCTTCCGCTATGAATTCAGCGACGGATCCACCTATCACCTCAACATGTTCCCGCTGCGCAAGGCCTATACCCAGCGCCTCATGAAGGAGGTGGGTTTCCAGCGCGTCACCACCTATGGCGACTTCAAGGAGACCTACAAGGAGGGTGAGCCGGACTTCTTCATCCATGTGGCCGAGAAGAAATACATCGAGGAGGACACGGAATGA
- a CDS encoding sodium:solute symporter family protein: MNAVNSAILDARIGWLILALFSMVWVALGWYWGRHAKKLDDYVLAGRGVGLALGTATAMATWVTSNTTMAAPQLAFQMGIWGMLGYSLGSVGLLMFAPLARRIRRLMPNGYTSGDFVRIRYGNTAWRVFLAISLFYSLGWLVSMGMAGGILIHALTGIPYHYGMTVILTICVAYTLLGGFRAVIGTDFIQALLILSGLVVIAFLAIEKVGFDEIHQTVLEERPELLNLMMPAAIMFLFNNLLFGVGEIFHSNVWWSRAFSFRPGVGFKAYTLAGILWAPIPVVAGFVALATPALALNVPAADMVGPMVAAKILGVTGAVLVLIMVFSALSSSLDSLLAATSILVVEDIYRRHFKPHASATEMRRATSWIIVGLGVLTWLLCAPRLTTLAELLYFTGAFVASTIWPIAAGLFWRRVNPTGAIAGMVLGSAAGLYGYFAIGFYVAALVGAAVSMACVLLSTWLAPRMFDWETLNETHPAQMPGADGGAMT; encoded by the coding sequence ATGAATGCCGTCAACAGCGCCATCCTGGATGCCCGCATCGGCTGGCTGATCCTCGCCCTGTTCAGCATGGTGTGGGTGGCCCTGGGCTGGTACTGGGGGCGTCATGCCAAGAAGCTGGACGACTACGTGCTGGCGGGGCGGGGCGTGGGCCTCGCTCTCGGTACCGCCACCGCCATGGCCACCTGGGTGACCAGCAACACCACCATGGCGGCGCCCCAGCTCGCCTTCCAGATGGGGATCTGGGGCATGCTGGGGTACTCCCTGGGCTCGGTGGGCCTGTTGATGTTCGCGCCCCTGGCGCGGCGTATCCGCAGGCTCATGCCCAACGGCTATACCAGCGGCGATTTCGTGCGCATCCGTTACGGCAATACGGCGTGGCGGGTGTTCCTCGCCATCTCCCTGTTCTACAGCCTGGGCTGGCTGGTGAGCATGGGCATGGCCGGGGGGATCCTCATCCATGCCCTCACCGGCATCCCCTACCATTACGGCATGACGGTCATCCTCACCATCTGCGTGGCCTATACTCTTCTGGGGGGCTTCCGCGCGGTCATCGGCACCGATTTCATCCAGGCCCTGCTGATCCTGTCGGGGCTGGTGGTCATCGCCTTCCTCGCCATCGAGAAGGTGGGGTTCGACGAGATCCATCAGACGGTGCTGGAGGAACGCCCGGAGCTGCTCAACCTGATGATGCCGGCGGCCATCATGTTCCTGTTCAACAACCTGCTGTTCGGCGTGGGCGAGATCTTCCACTCCAACGTGTGGTGGAGTCGCGCCTTCTCTTTCCGGCCCGGGGTGGGCTTCAAGGCCTACACCCTCGCCGGCATCCTGTGGGCCCCCATCCCGGTGGTCGCGGGCTTCGTGGCCCTGGCCACGCCGGCCCTGGCCCTCAACGTACCCGCCGCCGACATGGTGGGACCCATGGTGGCGGCCAAGATCCTCGGGGTCACGGGGGCGGTGCTGGTGCTCATCATGGTGTTCTCGGCCCTGTCGTCCAGCCTCGACTCCCTGCTGGCGGCCACCAGCATCCTGGTGGTGGAGGATATCTACCGGCGCCATTTCAAGCCCCACGCCAGCGCCACCGAGATGCGGCGTGCCACCTCGTGGATCATCGTCGGTCTCGGGGTGCTGACGTGGCTGCTGTGCGCGCCGCGCCTCACCACCCTGGCGGAGTTGCTCTATTTCACCGGCGCCTTCGTGGCCAGCACCATCTGGCCCATCGCCGCGGGGCTGTTCTGGCGGCGCGTGAACCCCACCGGCGCCATCGCCGGCATGGTGCTGGGCAGCGCCGCCGGCCTCTACGGCTATTTCGCCATCGGTTTCTACGTGGCCGCCCTGGTGGGTGCCGCGGTATCCATGGCCTGTGTGCTGCTCTCCACCTGGCTGGCGCCCCGCATGTTCGACTGGGAGACCCTGAACGAGACCCACCCGGCGCAGATGCCTGGCGCAGATGGAGGGGCAATGACATGA
- a CDS encoding methyltransferase domain-containing protein, with translation MSANYSEVVSTAREYYNSDDADNFYFHIWGGEDIHVGIYQSDDEDIRVASERTVATIGARLKGLGPEHRVIDLGAGYGGAGRWLARTFGCHVTCLNLSEAQNRRNREISEQQGLSHLMEVIDGSFEEIPSADGSFDVAWSQDSILHSGQRARVLDEVDRVLKPGGDILFTDPMQADDCPPGVIDPVLERIHLDSLGSFAFYREQAARLGWQEVEIEDLTPQLVRHYTRVRQELANHREALEGKVSEDYIDRMIKGLGHWVDAGANGYLAWGIMHFRKP, from the coding sequence ATGAGTGCCAATTATTCTGAAGTCGTCAGCACCGCGCGGGAGTACTACAACAGCGACGACGCGGACAACTTCTATTTCCACATCTGGGGTGGCGAGGACATCCATGTGGGCATCTACCAGTCGGATGACGAGGACATCCGGGTGGCATCGGAGCGCACCGTGGCCACCATTGGCGCACGCCTCAAGGGCCTGGGGCCGGAGCATCGGGTCATCGACCTGGGAGCCGGCTATGGCGGTGCGGGCCGCTGGCTGGCCCGCACCTTCGGGTGCCACGTCACCTGCCTGAACCTCAGCGAGGCCCAGAACCGGCGCAATCGCGAGATCTCGGAACAGCAGGGGCTCAGTCACCTCATGGAGGTCATCGACGGCAGCTTCGAGGAGATCCCTTCCGCCGACGGCAGCTTCGATGTCGCCTGGTCCCAGGACTCTATTCTCCACTCGGGCCAGCGGGCCCGCGTGCTGGACGAGGTGGACCGGGTGCTGAAGCCCGGCGGTGACATCCTGTTCACGGATCCCATGCAGGCGGACGACTGTCCCCCGGGGGTCATCGATCCCGTGCTGGAGCGCATCCACCTGGATAGCCTGGGTTCCTTCGCCTTCTATCGCGAGCAGGCCGCGCGCCTTGGCTGGCAGGAGGTGGAGATCGAGGACCTGACGCCCCAGCTGGTGCGTCACTACACCCGCGTGCGCCAGGAACTCGCCAACCACCGGGAGGCCCTCGAGGGCAAGGTGTCCGAGGATTACATCGACCGCATGATCAAGGGCCTGGGCCACTGGGTGGATGCCGGCGCCAACGGCTATCTCGCCTGGGGCATCATGCATTTTCGAAAGCCCTGA
- a CDS encoding cytochrome b/b6 domain-containing protein, with protein MLEEKIRRVPVWSGALRALHWSLAAGVVFQLASGWLMGQGVRDPDFWRDWHLMTGQAVLVLVLCRLALLFRQGPDNWRSFVPKSTLLQGARQTLSFYVSLGKAPLPNWYAHNPLWALLYPLLAALILVAAISGIFHEAPYLIAGLSPAAVHGGAVSLLVWLMAAHVVTAVVHDLKGKGAFISAMINGNRYFHVSVQPLGPEPPVAGRSVDVTFDTAPPDRPISGAARPGAGGVRGEGPGHTE; from the coding sequence ATGTTGGAGGAAAAGATTCGCCGCGTCCCCGTGTGGTCCGGTGCGCTGCGTGCCTTGCACTGGTCGTTGGCCGCGGGCGTGGTCTTTCAACTGGCGAGTGGCTGGCTCATGGGGCAGGGCGTCAGGGATCCGGACTTCTGGCGCGATTGGCACCTCATGACGGGCCAGGCGGTATTGGTACTGGTCCTTTGTCGTCTGGCCCTTTTGTTCAGGCAGGGTCCGGACAATTGGCGCTCCTTCGTTCCCAAAAGCACCCTGCTTCAAGGGGCCCGCCAGACCCTGTCGTTCTATGTCAGTCTCGGCAAGGCGCCGTTACCGAACTGGTATGCCCACAATCCTCTGTGGGCACTTCTGTATCCCCTGCTCGCCGCACTTATCCTGGTGGCGGCCATCAGTGGCATTTTCCACGAGGCACCTTATCTAATCGCCGGTCTCAGCCCGGCCGCCGTGCACGGCGGCGCGGTGTCTCTGCTGGTATGGCTGATGGCGGCTCACGTGGTCACGGCCGTCGTCCATGACCTGAAAGGCAAGGGTGCCTTCATCTCCGCCATGATCAACGGCAACCGATATTTCCATGTCTCGGTGCAGCCCCTGGGGCCCGAACCACCGGTGGCCGGCCGCTCGGTGGATGTCACCTTCGACACGGCCCCCCCGGACCGGCCCATCTCCGGCGCGGCGCGTCCCGGGGCCGGAGGCGTCCGTGGAGAAGGGCCGGGACACACCGAGTAA
- a CDS encoding isochorismatase family cysteine hydrolase, with the protein MSDEMNPRPTEVKHFLDVDPLRDTYRKSITHSPAVTRSLATHHTALLCIDMQYLDAARDYGVFADVEASGVPPEAQEYYFDRLEYVVLPNVRRLQDAFRSRELEVIHTRIQSLTLDGRDRSAGHKRLGLHAPPGSKEAEFLEEVAPQGDEIVLNKTASGVFTSTNLEYLLRNLGITGLFVVGVYSNECVSTAIRDACDLGFYVTLIADGCATVTPDLQKATITTMKDRYARVLTAEEALAELVEVVTS; encoded by the coding sequence ATGAGCGACGAAATGAACCCGAGACCGACGGAGGTGAAGCACTTTCTGGACGTGGATCCCCTGCGGGATACCTACCGCAAGTCCATTACCCACTCGCCGGCCGTCACCCGCTCCCTGGCCACCCACCATACCGCCCTGCTGTGTATCGACATGCAGTATCTGGACGCGGCCCGGGACTACGGGGTGTTCGCCGACGTGGAGGCCTCGGGGGTGCCGCCCGAGGCCCAGGAGTACTATTTCGACCGCCTCGAGTACGTGGTGCTGCCCAACGTGCGGCGCCTCCAGGATGCCTTCCGCAGCCGCGAGCTGGAGGTGATCCACACCCGCATCCAGTCCCTCACCCTCGATGGCCGGGACCGCAGCGCCGGCCACAAGCGGCTGGGCCTCCACGCGCCGCCCGGTTCCAAGGAGGCGGAGTTCCTCGAGGAGGTGGCGCCCCAGGGCGATGAGATCGTCCTCAATAAGACGGCGAGCGGGGTGTTCACTTCGACCAACCTGGAATACCTGCTGCGCAACCTCGGCATCACCGGGCTGTTCGTGGTGGGGGTGTACAGCAACGAGTGCGTGTCCACGGCGATTCGCGATGCCTGTGATCTGGGTTTCTACGTGACCCTGATCGCCGACGGCTGCGCCACCGTGACCCCGGACCTGCAGAAGGCCACCATCACCACCATGAAGGATCGCTACGCCCGCGTCCTCACCGCCGAAGAGGCCCTGGCGGAACTGGTGGAGGTGGTGACCTCATGA
- the asnB gene encoding asparagine synthase (glutamine-hydrolyzing) produces MCGIAGYIYADRERPVDPETLVAMAAIQYHRGPDGYGWQAMEGVGLSHARLSIIDLDQNRGRQPFVSADKRLMLTKNGELYDYQRIRADLTARGAVFRTKSDSEIVMHLHPRLGMEGTVPHLRGEFAFALYDRDEDTLHLVRDRFGIKPLYWTEIDGGVVFGSELKVIFAHPEVECRFDSAGLFHQLMQTVVPGQTAFAGVRQVQPGHVLTVRRRDGRLDVKEWCYWDVPFPEEDASRIHVADEAPWIEGTREQLVDAVQLRMTADVPVGCYLSGGIDSCSILGLAAAASQNPVKAFTIGFDSEVYDETPIATEMAEATGADQEILRIESGHLYEHFEETLWHTERTIYNTLGVAKLLMSRRVNEVGYKVVMTGEGSDELFGGYPAFRRDMFRHGLDHLPADERREWERILSDSNETFRGAMLAEEEVHNPALDSLIGFTPSCLQPWLASSARVPAVLHHDHREALRGYDPGEAIARELNSEALRGRHPLDKAQYVWIKTMLEGQILTWGGDRVDMANSMEARPPFLDHHLAEFAATLPPTMRIHGRIEKYVLREAMKGLLPDTLYKREKFAFMAPPAHTDPRKWQAMRVLADRHLSPQAIEDAGLLNVDGVAGVFEEHESPNTTAAAQIQLDALINHLLGVQILHRDFVKGDIPRRAREQARQLGWHP; encoded by the coding sequence ATGTGCGGAATCGCAGGATACATCTACGCCGATCGGGAACGCCCCGTCGATCCCGAGACCCTGGTGGCCATGGCGGCCATCCAATACCACCGCGGCCCCGACGGCTACGGCTGGCAGGCCATGGAGGGGGTGGGCTTGAGCCACGCGCGGCTGTCCATCATCGACCTCGACCAGAACCGGGGGCGCCAGCCCTTCGTCAGCGCGGACAAGCGCCTCATGCTGACCAAGAACGGCGAACTCTACGACTATCAGCGTATCCGCGCCGATCTGACGGCGCGGGGGGCGGTGTTCCGCACCAAGAGCGATTCCGAAATCGTCATGCATCTCCACCCGCGCCTGGGCATGGAGGGCACCGTGCCCCACCTGCGGGGCGAGTTCGCCTTTGCCCTCTATGACCGCGACGAGGATACCCTCCACCTGGTGCGCGACCGTTTCGGCATCAAGCCCCTGTACTGGACCGAGATCGACGGCGGCGTGGTGTTCGGCTCGGAACTCAAGGTGATCTTCGCCCATCCCGAGGTGGAATGTCGCTTCGATTCCGCGGGCCTGTTCCACCAGCTGATGCAGACGGTGGTGCCCGGCCAGACGGCCTTCGCCGGGGTCCGGCAGGTGCAGCCCGGCCACGTGCTGACGGTGCGCCGCCGGGACGGCCGGCTGGATGTCAAGGAATGGTGCTACTGGGACGTGCCCTTCCCCGAAGAGGATGCCAGTCGTATCCACGTAGCCGATGAGGCCCCCTGGATCGAGGGCACCCGCGAGCAGTTGGTCGACGCGGTGCAACTGCGCATGACCGCCGACGTGCCGGTGGGCTGCTATTTGTCCGGGGGCATCGATTCCTGCTCCATCCTCGGCCTCGCGGCCGCGGCCTCCCAGAATCCCGTCAAGGCCTTCACCATCGGCTTCGACAGCGAGGTCTACGACGAGACCCCCATCGCCACCGAGATGGCCGAGGCCACGGGGGCCGACCAGGAGATCCTGCGCATCGAGTCGGGCCATCTCTACGAGCACTTCGAGGAGACCCTGTGGCACACCGAGCGCACCATCTACAACACCCTGGGGGTGGCCAAGCTGCTCATGAGCCGGCGGGTCAACGAGGTGGGCTACAAGGTGGTGATGACGGGCGAGGGCTCGGACGAGCTGTTCGGCGGTTACCCGGCATTTCGCCGCGACATGTTCCGCCACGGCCTGGATCACCTGCCGGCGGACGAGCGGCGCGAATGGGAACGCATACTGTCCGACAGCAACGAGACCTTCCGCGGCGCCATGCTGGCCGAGGAGGAGGTACATAACCCGGCCCTGGACAGTCTCATCGGCTTCACGCCCTCATGCCTGCAGCCGTGGCTGGCCAGCAGCGCCCGGGTGCCCGCCGTGCTGCACCACGATCATCGCGAGGCCCTGAGGGGCTATGACCCCGGCGAGGCCATCGCCCGGGAACTGAACAGCGAGGCCCTGCGGGGCCGGCATCCCTTGGACAAGGCCCAGTACGTCTGGATCAAGACCATGCTGGAGGGACAGATCCTCACCTGGGGGGGTGACCGGGTGGACATGGCCAATTCCATGGAGGCCCGGCCGCCCTTCCTGGACCATCATCTGGCGGAGTTCGCGGCGACCCTGCCGCCGACCATGCGCATCCACGGGCGCATCGAGAAGTACGTGTTACGGGAGGCCATGAAGGGGCTCCTGCCCGATACCCTCTACAAGCGGGAGAAGTTCGCCTTCATGGCGCCGCCCGCCCATACCGATCCCAGGAAATGGCAGGCCATGCGTGTGCTTGCCGACCGCCATCTCAGTCCCCAGGCCATCGAAGATGCCGGTCTGCTGAACGTGGATGGCGTGGCGGGGGTCTTCGAGGAGCACGAGTCGCCCAATACCACGGCGGCGGCGCAGATCCAATTGGATGCGCTTATCAATCATCTGCTGGGCGTCCAGATCCTTCACAGGGATTTCGTGAAGGGGGATATCCCCAGGCGTGCCCGCGAGCAGGCCCGGCAGTTGGGCTGGCATCCGTAG